One genomic segment of Pseudorca crassidens isolate mPseCra1 chromosome X, mPseCra1.hap1, whole genome shotgun sequence includes these proteins:
- the SMIM9 gene encoding small integral membrane protein 9 produces the protein MEPPKLLSTGFLLCSLTCLLLETVALSLSPLSAFGKQDQDGLEPRSRETPRSWLSNFSDYLWDLIRSSIPTAAIFAFLIISAIMGTLCCLT, from the exons ATGGAACCCCCAAAGCTGCTGAGCACTGGATTTCTGCTGTGCTCTCTGACTTGCCTCTTGTTGGAAACTGTCGCTTTGTCTCTGTCACCTTTATCTGCCTTCGGAAAACAAGACCAGGATGGATTGGAACCACGCTCAAGGG AAACTCCCAGGTCCTGGCTGAGCAACTTCAGTGATTACCTGTGGGATCTCATCAGGAGCTCCATCCCTACAGCTGccatttttgcttttctgatcATTTCAGCGATCATGGGGACCCTCTGTTGCCTCACGTAA